In one Flavobacteriales bacterium genomic region, the following are encoded:
- a CDS encoding OsmC family protein translates to MADHHVYALDLLWRGTHTRSYESYAREHVIRIAGKPDLRGTADPMFRGDASLHNPEDLLLTALSQCHLLTYLALCARARINVIGYRDRAEGTLALTRDGGGHFTEAVLHPQVAVAEASMLEKARHFHGEVHKYCFIARSVRFPVRCEAVVRAGD, encoded by the coding sequence ATGGCCGACCATCATGTGTACGCGCTCGACCTGCTCTGGCGAGGCACCCACACCCGCTCTTACGAGAGCTACGCACGCGAACATGTGATCCGCATAGCCGGCAAGCCCGATCTGCGGGGCACAGCGGACCCGATGTTCCGCGGCGATGCCTCTTTGCACAACCCCGAGGACCTGCTGCTCACGGCGCTGAGCCAATGCCACCTGCTTACCTACTTGGCCCTCTGCGCGCGTGCCCGCATCAACGTGATCGGCTACCGCGATCGGGCCGAGGGCACGCTGGCACTCACACGGGATGGCGGCGGACATTTCACCGAGGCCGTGCTTCACCCACAGGTGGCGGTGGCCGAGGCATCGATGCTCGAAAAGGCACGCCACTTCCACGGCGAGGTCCACAAGTACTGTTTCATCGCGCGCAGCGTGAGATTCCCGGTGCGGTGCGAGGCGGTGGTACGCGCAGGGGATTGA
- a CDS encoding J domain-containing protein: MERTLRYDHYKVLGVPRDATTSEIKRAYRERVKRWHPDRNDSVKASEVFHALHEAYVTLRDQGLRSAYDERLRHYRSACDQPKSPGAAMCNAPTGRPASPPSRFDRLAFRALHLTGLVFGAGVVGGVLLGIAALDWPAHMAFFTLPGLAILPDSLRGLVSGTRKAPSRRPSSGNQA, from the coding sequence ATGGAGCGCACGCTACGCTACGACCACTACAAGGTGCTGGGAGTGCCGCGCGATGCCACCACGAGCGAGATCAAGCGCGCCTACCGTGAGCGCGTGAAGCGCTGGCATCCCGACCGAAATGATTCCGTGAAGGCCAGCGAGGTCTTCCATGCACTTCATGAGGCCTACGTCACCCTGCGTGACCAGGGCCTGCGATCGGCCTACGACGAGCGGTTGCGCCACTACCGCAGCGCCTGTGACCAGCCCAAGTCACCGGGCGCTGCGATGTGCAATGCGCCCACCGGCCGGCCTGCTTCCCCACCCTCCCGGTTCGATCGGCTCGCTTTCCGGGCGTTGCACCTCACCGGGCTCGTCTTCGGGGCTGGCGTTGTCGGTGGCGTGCTGCTCGGGATCGCTGCGCTGGACTGGCCGGCGCACATGGCCTTCTTCACGCTGCCGGGCCTCGCCATCCTTCCTGACAGCCTGCGCGGTCTGGTCTCAGGAACGAGAAAGGCCCCCTCACGGAGGCCCTCCTCAGGTAATCAGGCCTAG
- a CDS encoding branched-chain amino acid aminotransferase has protein sequence MEGISTGQKIAIERTRDSRLPATDLSNVKFGRVFSDHMFVMDFADGAWGRPVIRPFADMLMSPATLVLHYSQTIFEGLKAYRQADGGVALFRPQANIARMNRSAHRMCMPAIPEDLFLEALTELVRIDRDWIPGGADASLYIRPFMYASDTYIGVRPSEGYRFIIFTCPVGAYYTEPVRVKVETTYSRAFPGGTGEAKCGGNYAGGLYPAKLGQDQGFHQLVWTDGLTHRYIEESGTMNIFFNVDGTLVTPALDGTILRGITRDSMIRIAHDLGVKVEERKVSVEEIQQAARSGKLRSAFGAGTAATIAHIQSIAFGDEVFELPDVATRELANRIGDRLDDIRRGRIDDPFGWMVPVS, from the coding sequence ATGGAAGGCATCAGCACCGGCCAAAAGATAGCGATCGAGCGCACCCGTGATTCGAGGCTACCGGCCACCGACCTTTCGAACGTCAAGTTCGGCCGCGTCTTCAGCGACCACATGTTCGTGATGGACTTTGCCGATGGCGCATGGGGGCGCCCGGTAATCAGGCCTTTCGCCGATATGCTCATGAGCCCAGCTACGCTCGTGCTGCACTATAGCCAGACCATCTTTGAAGGCCTTAAGGCCTACCGCCAGGCCGATGGCGGAGTGGCGCTCTTCAGGCCGCAGGCGAACATCGCACGGATGAATCGCAGCGCCCATCGCATGTGCATGCCCGCCATCCCCGAGGACCTCTTCCTGGAGGCGCTCACGGAACTGGTGCGGATTGACCGTGATTGGATCCCGGGGGGGGCGGATGCTTCGCTCTACATCAGGCCGTTCATGTACGCCAGCGACACCTACATCGGCGTGCGTCCCAGCGAGGGCTACCGATTCATCATCTTCACCTGTCCCGTGGGCGCTTATTACACCGAACCCGTTCGCGTGAAGGTGGAGACGACCTACAGCAGGGCCTTCCCGGGCGGAACGGGCGAGGCCAAGTGCGGAGGCAATTATGCCGGGGGCCTGTACCCGGCCAAGCTTGGCCAGGACCAAGGTTTCCATCAGTTGGTCTGGACAGATGGCCTCACCCATCGCTACATCGAGGAGAGCGGTACCATGAACATCTTCTTCAATGTGGATGGGACCTTGGTGACGCCTGCGCTCGATGGCACCATCCTGCGCGGCATCACCCGTGATAGCATGATCCGCATCGCCCATGACCTGGGGGTGAAGGTGGAGGAGCGCAAGGTCTCGGTGGAGGAGATCCAGCAGGCCGCACGGAGTGGCAAGCTCCGGTCCGCATTCGGGGCAGGCACTGCCGCCACCATCGCGCACATCCAGAGCATCGCTTTCGGGGATGAGGTCTTCGAGCTTCCCGATGTCGCCACCCGGGAGTTGGCCAACCGCATCGGCGACCGGCTTGACGATATCCGCCGGGGCAGGATCGATGATCCCTTCGGATGGATGGTGCCGGTAAGCTGA
- a CDS encoding ATP-dependent DNA helicase RecQ, which yields MSAVLPIRFRPHDVLQRHWGYAGFRPAQESIIRSVLSGNDTLALLPTGGGKSLCYQVPALAMGRLCLVVSPLIALMKDQVEGLRRRGVNARQISSGMRWAEIDNTLEAAANGKLDFLYVSPERLGTEVFKARLKRLPLGLIAVDEAHCISQWGYDFRPAYLQVAELREAVPGVPVIALTATATAEVARDIMDRLGIPPRNLIRGSFARPELVLWVSRGEDRMGRLLRILDHVEGSSIVYMRDRKGTVRIARFLQQQGHSAVAYHAGLPPRERDAIQQDWTAGAVRCVVATNAFGMGIDKADVRSVIHLEPPPDLESYYQEAGRGGRDGRTAYAFLLTGPGDEDRAWERLRGSYPTLPEVRRTYQAVADLHGIALGSGLGESYEIDLTALAARTKLRPAVVLNALKAIELSGLLALSDGAHSPSRVLMRAAPADVYRLRLQDVRLGPLVEALLRLHGGLFEEAAIIDEARIGRLTGMVPERVERGLEELERMGILSYRKRSDAPSATLLAPRLDADRLTLDPQALRLRQERAEQRLQAMLAYVRGSEGCRMVRLLTYFDEPSPQPCGRCDACVADTRRRGLRNDDRAAEPLAAYDRDVEAERYDEDERNGLRP from the coding sequence ATGTCAGCTGTCCTGCCTATTCGTTTCCGGCCCCATGACGTCCTTCAGCGCCATTGGGGCTATGCTGGATTCAGGCCGGCGCAGGAGTCCATCATCCGGTCCGTGCTCAGCGGGAATGACACGCTCGCGCTCCTGCCAACCGGCGGAGGCAAGAGCCTATGCTACCAGGTGCCCGCCTTGGCCATGGGCCGGCTATGCCTCGTCGTCTCCCCCTTGATCGCACTGATGAAGGACCAGGTGGAGGGGCTTCGCAGGCGCGGGGTGAATGCGCGGCAGATCTCATCCGGCATGCGCTGGGCCGAGATCGACAACACCTTGGAAGCCGCAGCCAATGGGAAGCTGGACTTCCTCTACGTTTCGCCCGAGCGCTTGGGGACCGAGGTCTTCAAGGCTCGGTTGAAGCGACTCCCCTTGGGGCTGATAGCGGTGGATGAGGCGCACTGCATCTCGCAATGGGGCTATGACTTCAGGCCCGCCTACCTGCAAGTGGCCGAGTTGCGCGAAGCGGTTCCAGGCGTGCCGGTGATCGCCCTTACAGCAACCGCCACGGCCGAGGTGGCGCGAGATATCATGGACCGGCTCGGCATCCCCCCCAGGAACCTGATCAGGGGCTCCTTCGCACGGCCTGAGCTGGTGCTCTGGGTGAGCCGTGGCGAGGACCGCATGGGCCGGCTCTTGCGCATCCTCGATCATGTGGAAGGCAGTTCCATCGTCTACATGCGCGACCGAAAGGGGACCGTGCGCATCGCACGGTTCCTGCAGCAGCAAGGGCATTCGGCCGTGGCGTACCACGCAGGGCTACCGCCCCGCGAGCGCGATGCAATCCAGCAGGATTGGACGGCCGGCGCCGTGCGCTGCGTGGTCGCCACCAATGCCTTCGGCATGGGCATCGACAAAGCCGACGTGCGCAGCGTGATTCACCTCGAACCGCCCCCTGACCTGGAGAGCTACTACCAGGAGGCGGGGCGGGGCGGGCGCGATGGGCGAACGGCTTATGCCTTTCTCCTCACGGGTCCTGGAGATGAGGACCGCGCATGGGAGCGGCTGCGCGGCAGCTACCCCACGCTGCCCGAGGTTCGCCGCACCTATCAGGCTGTCGCCGACCTGCACGGGATCGCATTGGGCTCTGGCCTCGGGGAATCATACGAAATCGACCTCACGGCTCTCGCAGCACGCACGAAACTCCGGCCTGCGGTGGTGCTGAACGCCCTGAAGGCGATCGAGCTGAGCGGATTGCTGGCGCTGAGCGACGGCGCTCACTCCCCTTCGCGGGTCTTGATGCGGGCTGCGCCGGCAGACGTCTATCGCCTCCGCTTGCAAGACGTTCGGCTGGGACCGCTGGTGGAGGCGCTGCTCCGACTGCATGGCGGCCTCTTCGAGGAGGCCGCGATCATCGATGAGGCGCGCATCGGGCGCCTCACCGGGATGGTACCGGAGCGCGTGGAGCGAGGCCTCGAAGAGCTCGAGCGGATGGGCATCCTCTCCTACAGGAAGCGCTCGGATGCGCCATCCGCCACCTTGCTCGCGCCGCGGCTGGATGCCGATCGGCTGACGCTCGACCCGCAAGCCCTCCGCCTCCGGCAGGAGCGTGCCGAGCAACGGCTGCAAGCGATGCTGGCCTATGTGCGCGGCAGCGAGGGGTGCCGGATGGTCAGGCTGCTCACCTATTTCGATGAGCCGTCCCCGCAGCCCTGCGGGCGCTGCGATGCGTGCGTAGCAGATACCCGCCGCCGCGGCCTCCGCAACGACGATCGCGCCGCCGAGCCATTGGCTGCCTACGATCGCGATGTCGAAGCCGAGCGGTACGACGAGGATGAGCGCAATGGCTTGCGACCATGA
- a CDS encoding DNA-3-methyladenine glycosylase — MSSRLPRAFFLRADVVRIAQDLLGKVLATEFQGVRTSGIIIETEAYAGATDRASHAFGNRITERTRAMYLEGGHAYVYLCYGMHHLFNVVTHRSGVPHAVLIRAVAPFEGVDQMQRRRGGSPLRTGGPALLTTALGITTRHTGLDLCTGPISLEDHGFRIARKGIQSSPRVGVDYAGEDAMLPYRFRIPPSHLQSWRIP, encoded by the coding sequence ATGAGCTCACGCCTGCCGCGGGCCTTCTTCCTGCGCGCCGATGTGGTGCGCATCGCCCAGGACCTGCTGGGCAAGGTGCTGGCAACGGAATTCCAAGGCGTGCGCACCAGCGGAATCATCATCGAGACGGAGGCCTATGCGGGTGCGACGGACCGTGCCTCCCATGCCTTCGGCAACCGGATTACAGAACGGACGAGAGCGATGTACCTCGAGGGCGGACACGCCTACGTCTACCTGTGCTATGGGATGCATCACCTGTTCAACGTGGTCACCCATCGTAGCGGTGTGCCGCACGCCGTCCTCATCAGAGCAGTGGCGCCATTCGAGGGCGTGGACCAGATGCAGCGGCGTAGGGGCGGGAGCCCCTTGCGCACCGGAGGGCCAGCATTGCTCACCACGGCCTTGGGCATCACCACCCGGCACACAGGACTCGACCTCTGCACCGGCCCCATCAGCCTAGAGGACCATGGCTTCCGCATCGCGCGCAAGGGAATCCAATCCAGTCCACGGGTGGGCGTTGATTACGCGGGGGAGGATGCCATGCTCCCCTACCGGTTCCGCATCCCACCTTCGCACCTCCAATCATGGAGGATTCCTTAG